In a genomic window of Staphylococcus taiwanensis:
- a CDS encoding DUF819 domain-containing protein yields MFTMGAFIAKDDTWILWAIIIVWAAVSIFLEQKYQWASTISGAIIALVGAMLLSNFKVIPTASPVYDTVWDYAVPISIPLLLFSSNILKIWKESRRLLYIFLIASVGTIVGTTVGFIILHQWIPYLAKIGAMMTGSYIGGGVNFAALSTKFKTPSDMISSTVVADNSVMALYFMLLIAIPSLPFIKKRFMTDYKGEATPETQQSYWQPKPIQLLDIAFSIAIAVALVAISFKLSEVIQHVVPKSNVLLTILVSFFGDQYLLLTTLTLLAVAIWGDFFEKLAGSSEIGTFIIYIFFVVIGTPASFVTIIKTAPLLFVFVVIILIFNLGLSLIIGKLFNFKIEEILLASNATAGGPTTAAALAISKGWQGLVGPILIIGTLGYVIGNYAGTLIYQLLIQIG; encoded by the coding sequence ATGTTTACAATGGGAGCATTCATTGCGAAAGACGATACTTGGATATTATGGGCAATTATTATTGTATGGGCCGCGGTGAGTATCTTTTTAGAACAGAAATATCAGTGGGCAAGTACGATTTCAGGGGCAATTATCGCTTTGGTTGGAGCAATGTTACTCTCCAACTTCAAAGTCATTCCAACTGCATCACCCGTTTATGATACGGTATGGGATTATGCAGTGCCAATATCAATTCCTCTATTATTGTTTAGCTCTAATATTTTAAAAATATGGAAAGAAAGTCGACGATTATTATATATCTTTCTTATCGCCTCAGTAGGAACGATTGTGGGTACAACTGTTGGCTTTATCATACTGCATCAATGGATTCCGTATTTAGCAAAGATTGGAGCCATGATGACAGGAAGTTATATTGGCGGTGGAGTTAACTTTGCGGCATTAAGTACGAAGTTCAAAACGCCAAGTGATATGATTTCATCTACAGTAGTGGCAGATAATAGTGTCATGGCATTGTACTTTATGTTGTTAATTGCGATTCCATCATTACCTTTTATCAAGAAAAGGTTTATGACAGATTATAAAGGTGAAGCAACACCAGAAACACAACAATCGTATTGGCAACCCAAACCTATTCAATTATTAGATATTGCGTTTTCGATTGCAATTGCGGTCGCTTTAGTGGCAATCAGTTTTAAGTTATCTGAAGTGATTCAACATGTTGTACCGAAGTCTAATGTCTTACTCACAATCCTAGTGTCATTCTTTGGTGACCAATATTTACTACTTACGACACTCACGTTACTAGCGGTGGCTATTTGGGGAGATTTCTTTGAAAAGTTAGCCGGATCTTCAGAAATTGGAACCTTCATTATTTACATATTCTTTGTAGTCATCGGTACACCAGCGTCGTTTGTAACCATTATTAAAACTGCACCATTATTATTTGTCTTTGTGGTAATTATTTTAATATTTAATTTAGGGTTAAGTTTAATTATTGGTAAATTATTTAACTTTAAGATTGAAGAGATATTGTTAGCGAGTAATGCGACTGCGGGTGGTCCAACGACTGCAGCAGCACTAGCAATTAGTAAAGGTTGGCAAGGTTTGGTAGGTCCAATACTGATCATTGGTACATTAGGCTACGTCATAGGTAACTATGCCGGCACACTCATTTATCAACTTTTAATACAGATAGGTTAA
- a CDS encoding putative hydro-lyase — MDYKYTSPQDLRQLIREGKITGHTSGMAEGYIQANVVILPSTYAYDFLKFCFRNPKTCPLLDVSEVGAHSFPYYGPHADIRTEVPKYRIYKHGELIEEVDDITDLYTNDMVSFLIGCSFTFEHALLEANVPVRHIEEGHNVPMYRTNIPAEPSGQFKGNITVSMRPMTMAQAIKATEITTHFKNVHGTPIHIGNPEALGIQNINQPDYGEPVTIKPDEVPVFWGCGVTPQSVALDTKPDIMITHSPGHMFITDIKDSELND, encoded by the coding sequence ATGGATTATAAATATACATCACCACAAGATTTGCGTCAGTTGATTCGAGAAGGTAAGATAACTGGTCATACAAGTGGCATGGCAGAAGGTTATATTCAGGCAAATGTAGTCATATTACCTTCTACATATGCTTATGACTTTTTGAAATTTTGCTTTAGAAACCCAAAGACATGCCCACTATTAGATGTATCAGAAGTGGGTGCCCATTCATTTCCATATTATGGACCACATGCTGATATTCGTACTGAAGTACCGAAATATCGTATCTATAAACATGGCGAGCTTATCGAAGAAGTAGATGATATCACTGACCTTTATACCAACGATATGGTTAGCTTCTTAATCGGATGTAGTTTTACCTTTGAACACGCTCTACTAGAAGCCAACGTACCCGTCCGCCATATCGAGGAAGGACATAATGTACCTATGTATCGCACCAACATTCCAGCTGAACCTAGTGGTCAATTTAAAGGGAACATCACAGTTAGCATGCGTCCAATGACAATGGCTCAAGCAATTAAAGCCACTGAAATTACAACACACTTTAAGAATGTTCATGGTACACCTATCCACATTGGTAATCCTGAAGCACTTGGCATTCAGAATATTAATCAACCAGATTATGGCGAACCTGTAACTATTAAACCTGACGAAGTCCCTGTCTTCTGGGGTTGTGGCGTGACGCCTCAATCTGTGGCACTCGACACGAAGCCAGACATTATGATTACCCACTCACCAGGTCATATGTTTATTACTGACATTAAAGACAGCGAATTAAACGATTAA
- the nagA gene encoding N-acetylglucosamine-6-phosphate deacetylase yields MSTNYVITNGKIYTEDQVIENGYLVVKDGTISDIQAGEYTGDLEQIDAQGHNVLSGFIDIHIHGGYGEDAMDASYDGLKHLAEQLLSEGTTTFLATTMTQSDENIENALKNIVAYQANQQQGEAAEIGGIHLEGPFISEHKVGAQNPKYVQRPSAAKIQHFQEVANNQIKIITFAPEVDGAHDTLNQLHDDIIFSMGHTVATFDEANEAVEHGAKHVTHLYNAATPFEHRNPGVFGAAWTNDKLNTEIIVDGIHSHPASVHIAYKQKGNEHVYLITDAMRAKGMQDGDYDLGGQNVIVKGKEARLASGALAGSILKMNDGLHNLIEYTHDSLEHLWRVASLNQAIALNIDGRKGSLAIGKDADIVITDDTIKIDKTIKAGTVHQY; encoded by the coding sequence ATGTCAACAAATTATGTCATTACAAACGGCAAAATTTATACAGAAGATCAAGTTATTGAAAATGGATATCTTGTAGTAAAAGATGGCACAATAAGTGATATTCAAGCTGGGGAATACACGGGTGACTTAGAACAAATTGATGCACAGGGACACAATGTCTTATCAGGGTTTATTGATATTCACATTCATGGTGGATATGGAGAAGATGCAATGGATGCATCATATGATGGCCTGAAACATTTAGCGGAACAATTGTTATCAGAGGGCACGACGACATTTCTAGCGACAACGATGACGCAATCGGATGAGAATATTGAAAATGCGTTGAAAAATATTGTGGCCTATCAAGCTAATCAGCAACAAGGAGAAGCAGCTGAAATTGGAGGTATCCATTTAGAAGGTCCATTTATTTCAGAACATAAAGTTGGGGCGCAGAATCCTAAATACGTGCAACGTCCCTCAGCAGCAAAGATTCAACATTTCCAAGAAGTAGCGAATAATCAAATTAAAATTATCACATTTGCACCAGAAGTTGATGGTGCACACGATACATTAAATCAGTTGCATGACGATATTATTTTCTCAATGGGTCATACTGTGGCAACATTTGACGAAGCAAATGAAGCGGTTGAACATGGCGCAAAACATGTCACACATTTATATAATGCAGCAACACCATTTGAACATCGTAATCCAGGTGTCTTTGGTGCAGCGTGGACGAATGACAAACTGAATACTGAAATCATCGTTGATGGCATTCATTCACATCCAGCTTCAGTGCATATTGCATATAAACAAAAAGGGAATGAACATGTCTATCTCATCACAGATGCGATGCGTGCAAAAGGGATGCAAGACGGTGATTATGATTTAGGTGGACAAAACGTTATTGTGAAAGGTAAAGAGGCACGATTAGCTAGTGGTGCTTTAGCAGGCAGTATTTTAAAAATGAATGATGGTTTACACAATTTAATCGAATATACACATGATTCATTAGAACATTTATGGCGTGTAGCAAGTTTAAATCAAGCTATCGCACTCAATATTGATGGCCGTAAAGGTAGTCTGGCCATTGGCAAAGACGCAGATATTGTTATTACTGATGACACGATTAAAATAGACAAAACGATTAAAGCGGGCACAGTTCATCAATACTAA
- the nagB gene encoding glucosamine-6-phosphate deaminase: MKITNLKTQTLASDYVSIELLKLVQNHPNAILGLATGNTMTEVYPRFSELLTANHVDLSNVQTFNLDEYVGLTPNHPQSYYMYMHHLLFDHNDSWQTSHIHIPQGDVDDLDAETKRYEAHLKSIGEPDIQLLGIGENGHIGFNEPGTSFDSETRVVDLTESTIKANSVHFDRIEDVPKQAVSMGLKSIMRAKRIILLAFGERKRDAIYRLLHEDTSESLPASILHQHPNVEIIVDNTIFENL; this comes from the coding sequence ATGAAAATAACAAATTTAAAGACGCAAACACTCGCAAGTGACTATGTTTCAATTGAATTATTAAAATTAGTGCAAAATCATCCGAATGCCATATTAGGCTTAGCAACTGGTAATACCATGACTGAGGTCTATCCTCGTTTTTCAGAATTATTAACAGCAAACCATGTTGATTTAAGTAATGTACAAACCTTTAATCTTGATGAATATGTCGGTTTAACACCAAATCATCCACAAAGTTATTATATGTATATGCATCATTTACTATTTGATCATAATGATAGTTGGCAAACCTCTCATATTCATATACCTCAAGGTGATGTTGACGATTTAGATGCCGAAACGAAACGTTACGAGGCACATTTGAAGTCTATCGGGGAACCTGATATCCAACTCTTAGGCATTGGTGAAAATGGTCATATCGGTTTCAACGAGCCAGGCACATCTTTCGATAGTGAGACACGTGTAGTCGATTTAACAGAATCTACAATCAAAGCCAATAGTGTTCACTTTGATCGCATTGAAGACGTGCCAAAACAAGCAGTATCTATGGGATTAAAATCAATTATGCGTGCGAAACGTATCATTTTATTAGCATTTGGCGAACGTAAACGAGATGCAATTTATCGTTTGTTACACGAAGATACTTCAGAGTCATTGCCTGCCTCTATCTTGCATCAACATCCAAATGTAGAAATCATTGTTGATAATACAATTTTTGAGAATCTATAA